Genomic window (Gemmatimonadales bacterium):
TTTGGGGTCGAGCTGCAATCGAGCCGGAGCAGATCGATCGATACCGCGCCAGGCGAGCAGCGTGAATCCGACTCCAGGCTTGGAGCTTGGCCCGTTCGATCGATAGACGGCGAGATCCGGGCCCTTCTTGCGCCAGGCCAGCTGCCGGTAGACTGAGGCTGACGCATCGAGCCCGATGGTCCGTCCCGTCGCGGCGTCCAGGACCTGCACACCGTTGCCGGCGTCGGTACCCGTAGCAATCGCGACGGCAGCGAACGACCCGACCTCACTCCAGGCAAACTCCGCAACGTTGCCAAGCGCGACTTCGGTTCCCGCCGCGAGGTCGAGGATGCGCAGATCGGCCCCTCTGCCCTTCGGCTCGTCAGGTGCATATCCGTGGAGCGCGAGATATCGGCCGGACGCGTCGAAGGCCGCGGCGGAGATCGACGTGAAGGTGCGTTCGACTCCCGTGCGCAGATCCAGCAGGCCGGCCCCGGTTCGGATCGGCTTCTTGTCCCGAGTCAATTTCTCGCGTTCGTCGGGCGACATCCCGACGGTCCAGATCAGCCATCGGCTGGAGGCGGCAAACCGAGGATTGCTGCCCCAGGGGCTGGTCCGGGTCGAGTCGCGCTCCAGGTTCGCAATCCGCAGCTCGCTGCGCTCATCGACCCGGGTGACAACATAGGCAAACCAGCGCCCGTCTGGCGACGGACGCCCAGGACCGAGCGATTCGAACTTGCCGTAGTCGGCCGGTTTCACCGTGGGCTTCGTTTGACCGGAGACAAGCCCTGGCATGAGAACCAGGAGGGGCACGCACAGGAGGCGAGCGGATAGCGTCATGTTCGGAACCGAGGGAGACAATTGCGCGGCCTGATAGTTAGTGATAATATACTATCGTTATCATGGTTTCGCGGCAGACCATCTGAAGGAGGGCATGATAGCGGCATCCCCTCTCCCGTGCGACGACCGCCGACCAACGCCGCAGCGGCTGGCGGTTCTGGCCGCATTCGAAGAAATGGGACGGCCGCTTGCCGTGGGCGAGGTCCTCGAGCTCGGCCGTCGCGTCGTTCCACGTCTTGGAATTGCCACGGTGTATCGGCACCTCCGGGAGCTTGTCGACGGGGGCCAGCTGACCCTTGTCTCGCTTCCGGGGGGTGTGGTTCGGTACGAGCTGGCAGGGCTTGCCGGGCACCATCACTTCCAGTGTTCTCGCTGCGATCGCGTCTACGATATTCACGGCGCGATTCTTGGCGTGGAGCAATTGCTGCCCAAGCTGTTTCGGCTTGAGCGCCAGGAGCTGATTCTGCATGGGCGTTGCGCCGACTGCGAGGCGGACGCCTAACCCGCGGGTGAATAGATGCGGAGCCGAATCGACCGGGCTATCTTTCAGCGTCTCGAACCGATGAGGCGTTGTGACACGGAATACCAGGCAGCGAGCGGCGATTCGGGCAGCGTTTGAACAGACCGGCCGACCGCTGAGCCCG
Coding sequences:
- a CDS encoding transcriptional repressor, whose amino-acid sequence is MIAASPLPCDDRRPTPQRLAVLAAFEEMGRPLAVGEVLELGRRVVPRLGIATVYRHLRELVDGGQLTLVSLPGGVVRYELAGLAGHHHFQCSRCDRVYDIHGAILGVEQLLPKLFRLERQELILHGRCADCEADA